From a region of the Geothrix sp. 21YS21S-2 genome:
- a CDS encoding sensor histidine kinase, whose protein sequence is MRQELITPTILKRVSSRANLAIILLVGGMFCLFRFTLGPPGVSVSEIVFPFVLLLGHLALAPLPWQWTGDDAPMTGLGRGIVQSLLFNVLWVTLILSVPQVAGPRRPRDFREPPPMTGPEGPPPEHGGPGRERRTSPIVGLALVNVSFALVFGWVFADKEATEARERSMAGLLRQSRSRALQNQLEPHVLYNALNGLSELVHEDPLAAEEMIARLADLYRMLTHHSEADFVPLMKERLLVEAYLAMEEMRLGERLRVEWEWPAWADVVILPPLLLQPLVENAIKHGISPCEAGGDLRISCAREGGSVALSVANTGMALGAEPRKGVGLANLEARLELWMEGAGAFTLAQDEQWTVAEVRWREKA, encoded by the coding sequence ATGCGGCAGGAACTGATCACCCCGACCATCCTCAAGCGCGTCTCCAGCCGCGCCAACCTGGCCATCATCCTCCTGGTCGGGGGAATGTTCTGCCTGTTCCGCTTCACCCTCGGCCCGCCGGGGGTCTCGGTGTCCGAGATCGTCTTCCCCTTCGTCCTGCTCCTGGGGCACCTGGCCTTGGCCCCCTTGCCCTGGCAGTGGACCGGCGACGACGCGCCCATGACCGGGCTGGGGCGGGGCATCGTGCAGTCCCTCCTCTTCAACGTCCTCTGGGTGACCCTCATCCTGAGCGTCCCCCAGGTGGCGGGCCCGCGGCGGCCCCGGGACTTCCGCGAGCCTCCCCCCATGACCGGCCCGGAGGGGCCGCCCCCGGAACACGGCGGGCCCGGCAGGGAGCGCAGGACCTCGCCCATCGTCGGCCTGGCCCTGGTGAACGTCTCCTTCGCCCTGGTCTTCGGCTGGGTCTTCGCCGACAAGGAGGCCACCGAGGCCCGGGAACGCAGCATGGCCGGCCTGCTGCGCCAGTCGAGGTCCCGGGCCCTCCAGAACCAGCTCGAGCCCCACGTCCTCTACAACGCCCTCAACGGCCTTTCCGAACTGGTGCACGAGGACCCCCTGGCGGCGGAGGAGATGATCGCGCGCCTCGCGGACCTGTACCGCATGCTCACCCATCACTCCGAGGCCGACTTCGTGCCGCTCATGAAGGAGCGCCTCCTGGTGGAGGCCTACCTGGCCATGGAGGAGATGCGCCTGGGCGAGCGCCTCAGGGTCGAATGGGAGTGGCCGGCCTGGGCCGACGTGGTGATCCTGCCGCCCCTCCTCCTCCAGCCCCTGGTGGAGAACGCCATCAAGCACGGCATCAGCCCCTGCGAGGCGGGCGGGGACCTGCGGATCTCCTGCGCCCGGGAGGGCGGGTCCGTGGCGCTGAGCGTGGCCAACACCGGCATGGCCCTGGGCGCGGAGCCCCGCAAGGGCGTGGGCCTGGCCAACCTGGAGGCCCGGCTCGAACTGTGGATGGAGGGCGCCGGCGCCTTCACCCTTGCCCAGGACGAACAATGGACCGTGGCGGAAGTCCGGTGGAGGGAGAAGGCATGA